The Patescibacteria group bacterium sequence TTTTTTTATTTCTTCAATTGTATATCTTTTTTTATTTTGTAAATCATCAATTTTATTGAGCACCCTCATTGCTTTTTCAGGATTATAAAGACGGTAGCCACCTTGACTTCTAGCGTCGGCCTTGAGTAATCCCTCTCTGGTATAAAAATTTATAGTAGATGGCAAAACAGAGAACATTTTGGCTAGCTCCCCGATTTTGATAAGTCCTGTATCTCTAATCCTCTTCGGCATAAATAGTGTCTTTATTATAAACCATAAAGTAAAAAGTGTAAAGTAACTATTGGCACTTTATAGTTGTATATAAATAAAATAAGCCCCGCTTCTGTACACATACAGTAAGTGGGGCTCTATTAGGGTTTCAAAACAACAAACGGTTACTTCACCAGGGTAATCTTTCGGACGTCAGTTCCCTCGGCACTACATATCATATAGAAGTAGGTGCCAGAGACAAACTCCTTTCCATCAAAGATCACTTCGTGAACACCTGCGCTAAGAGTCTGATCAAGCAGTGTCTGTACTTTACGACCTCGTATGTCGTAAATGGCTACTGTAGCATGACCAGTTTTTTCCATCTTGAAGGCAATCACTGCCAGCGGGTTTGAAGGGTTGGGTTCACTGTGAGGATACACATCATTATCCTCAGGTGGCTTGGACGATGTGATGTAATCCGTACGCACCAAGGTGTCTGCTTCAGCAGCGTTGGCTACAATAAGCGACACTGTATAGATACCATGGATACCGTAGGTGTAGGTCGGATTCTGAACAGTGGACGTATTACCATCGCCGAAACTCCAGTTCCATGAGGTCGGTTCACCAGTTGATTGGTCTGTAAACTGAACAGGATTACCAGTGTAGACGCTGATCGGAGTAGCAATAAAATCCGCCACAAGTGGCAGGCACTCATTGAAGCCACTGGTTGCTTGAGGATTATTCCTTTCTTCCAAATCCCGAAGCAGAACAGTCCCAGCAACACCCGCCGTCTTATCAGCAGTCCCTGCCTCGCCATTCATGTGCCACAAAGTTGCCGTGTTAGCATCCGCCATCATTTCTGCAGCGCTGGAGTAGTAATTGGAAATTTCAGTAGCTGTGCGTGCTACCGTAGAAACACGAACTTCATCAATTACTCCTTCCAGGTAATTGATATAGGTACCATTATAATTTTGGGCGGCCATACTTCCCAGCAAAGCACTGCTAGTATTTGGCGTGTCCAAAACAGTAGTGGAGGTACCATCTAGCACTCCATTCACGTAAACCTTGGTTGGTTCACCATGTTTAGAAACCATAACAACGTAATACCATTCGTCCACGGTTAGGACTGTGGAACCAACCACGCTCGAGGGGGTTGTGCCGTAACGCTCCCCCACAAGATGACCAGTATTGTCCACATAAAGATTGAACATCTTATATGGATCCACATTCCAATAACTGTAGATATTTTGCTCTACGTTGTTACGATCCAGTTTGACCCAAGCTTCAACGGTGGTTTCGCTACCAAACACTCCTCCAACCATAACGCCGACAGCTAGATATTGATTCACGCCGTCGAAATGGTAGGCACCGTTACCAGTGCAACCACTAGGATCAGCCACTGTGATGTACGCATAGCGCGTCAAAATATCAGAACC is a genomic window containing:
- a CDS encoding MerR family transcriptional regulator, with amino-acid sequence MPKRIRDTGLIKIGELAKMFSVLPSTINFYTREGLLKADARSQGGYRLYNPEKAMRVLNKIDDLQNKKRYTIEEIKKLL